Part of the Crossiella cryophila genome, CGGCCAGTCGCGGGCCGATCCGCCGGGGCGGGGCAATGCCGTGTTCGGTGAGCTTGCGGCGGCCGTCCTCGCTGATCCAGTCGGTGGTCCAGGCCGGACTCAGCACGGTGCGCACCTCGACGTGCGCGAACCCGGCCTCGCGCAGGCCCTTGCGCAGGTCGGCGCGCATCTCGTCCAGGGCTGGGCAGCCGGAGTAGGTGGGCGTGATGGTGACCAGCACGGTGTCCCCGGCCAGTTCGACCGCACGCAGCACACCCAGTTCGGCCAGGGTGAGCACGGGCAGCTCCGGGTCGAGCACCTGCTCGGCCACCTGGCGCGCGTAGTCCACTGTGGACGGTGCCATCGCGGTCACCAGACCGCGTCCGGCTGGGAGCGGGCGATGTGCTGGAGTTCGGCCAGCAGGTAGCCCATCGGCCGGGAGTGCACGCCGTCCCGCCCGGCCCGGCCGCTGACGGTGGCCATCGGGGCGACGTCGGGCCTGGTCAGCGTGGCCGCGGTCAGGACCTGGTCCAGCACCGCGTCCACCTCGGCCCGCAGCTCGCCCGGGTCCACCGCGACACCCGCGGCGGCCAGCCGCTGCTCCACCGGATGCGCGGTGAACAGCTCCTCCAGGTAGGGCCAGACCCGGTCCAGCCCGGCCTGCATCCGCCGGTGCGACTCCTCGGTGCCGTCACCGAGCCGGACGGTCCACTGCGCCGCGTGATCGCGGTGGTAGGCCAGTTCCTTGACGCCCTTGGCCGCGACCGCCGCGAGGACGGGGTCGGCCGAGGCGGAGAGCCGGACGAACAACGCCAGCCGCGCGCTGGAGAACAGCAGCAGCCGGGCGATGGTCTGCGCGAAGTCGCCGTTGTCCTGCTCGACCAGGCGCACGTTGCGGAAGTCGATCTCGTCCCGGAAGTAGGCCAGCCGATCCTCGTCCCGGCCCGCGCCCTCGACCTCGCCAGCCCTGGTGAGCAGCAGCCTGGCCTGGCCGAGCAGGTCGAGCGCGATGTTGGCCAGCGCCACGTCCTCCTCCAGCTCAGGGCCGTTGGAGCACCACTCGGCGGTGCGCTGGGACAGGATCAGCGCGTCGTCGCCGAGCATCAGCGCGTACGCGGCCAGGTCCGCCCGGTCCACAGTGGACGGAATCTCCCTGTCCACAGTGGACATCTCGTCGTGGAAGCCGGAACCGTAGGCCCACCGGGCGTCGTCGTGCTCCGCGGTGAGCCCCTCGTAGGCGTTGTCGAAGGACATCAGAGCCTCACAGGTGCGGAACGCCGTCGGGGATGTCGTAGAAGGTGGGGTGCCGGTAGACCTTGTCCCCGGCCGGTGCGAAGAACGGGTCCTTCTCGTCCGGACTGGAGGCGGTGATCGCCTCGGCCTGGACCACCCAGATGCTCACACCCTCGTTGCGCCGGGTGTAGAGGTCGCGCGCGTTGCGCACGGCCATGTCCGCGTCCGGGGCGTGCAGTGAGCCGACGTGCACGTGGTTGAGGCCGCGGCGCCCGCGCACGAAGACCTCCCACAGCGGCCAGGACGAACGCACCTCGGCCATCACGCAACACCCTTCGCTCGCGCCGCCCGCTTGGCCGCGTAGGCCGCGGCCGCCTCCCGCACCCAGTCGCCGTCCTCATGCGCCCGCCGCCGGTGCTCGATCCGCTCGGCGTTGCACGGCCCGTTGCCCTTGACCACCCGCATCAGCTCGGCGAAGTCCGGCGTGCCGAAGTCGTGCTGCCCGCGCTCTTCGTTCCAGCGCAGTTCCGGGTCGGGGAAGGTGACCCCGAGTGCCTCGGCCTGCGGCACGGACATGTCCACGAA contains:
- the paaB gene encoding 1,2-phenylacetyl-CoA epoxidase subunit PaaB, giving the protein MAEVRSSWPLWEVFVRGRRGLNHVHVGSLHAPDADMAVRNARDLYTRRNEGVSIWVVQAEAITASSPDEKDPFFAPAGDKVYRHPTFYDIPDGVPHL
- the paaD gene encoding 1,2-phenylacetyl-CoA epoxidase subunit PaaD codes for the protein MAPSTVDYARQVAEQVLDPELPVLTLAELGVLRAVELAGDTVLVTITPTYSGCPALDEMRADLRKGLREAGFAHVEVRTVLSPAWTTDWISEDGRRKLTEHGIAPPRRIGPRLAGPVPLRLDPPSAVVPCPRCGSRDTVELSRFSSTACKALRSCSACAEPFEHVKEI
- the paaC gene encoding 1,2-phenylacetyl-CoA epoxidase subunit PaaC, which encodes MSFDNAYEGLTAEHDDARWAYGSGFHDEMSTVDREIPSTVDRADLAAYALMLGDDALILSQRTAEWCSNGPELEEDVALANIALDLLGQARLLLTRAGEVEGAGRDEDRLAYFRDEIDFRNVRLVEQDNGDFAQTIARLLLFSSARLALFVRLSASADPVLAAVAAKGVKELAYHRDHAAQWTVRLGDGTEESHRRMQAGLDRVWPYLEELFTAHPVEQRLAAAGVAVDPGELRAEVDAVLDQVLTAATLTRPDVAPMATVSGRAGRDGVHSRPMGYLLAELQHIARSQPDAVW